A stretch of Flavobacterium sp. N1994 DNA encodes these proteins:
- a CDS encoding cytochrome c oxidase subunit 3, with protein MGATVTTGNNTENTWGGGNEPMGASYGKLMMWFFIVSDALTFSGFLAAYGFSRFKFIDNWPLADEVFTHFPFMHGVEAPMYYVALMTFILIFSSVTMVLAVDAGHQMKQSKVAFYMLLTIVGGLIFVGSQAWEWKNFIHGEYGAVETKGGSIVQFVDTAGKRVALDKFVTHLPDQREPLTRSKGKWFMQDEDALPTYSVAEVQAAYKAHPELLVRTEKIYRDTEEDRKNTKLQPGLNHNKHREILTRAESDILVGNAANVVEGANLKHNEYGSKLFADFFFFITGFHGFHVFSGVIINFIIFLNVVLGTYEKRRTYEMVEKVGLYWHFVDLVWVFVFTFFYLV; from the coding sequence ATGGGAGCTACAGTTACTACTGGAAATAATACTGAGAATACTTGGGGTGGCGGAAATGAGCCAATGGGAGCTAGTTATGGCAAATTGATGATGTGGTTTTTTATCGTATCGGATGCTTTAACTTTCTCTGGATTCCTTGCTGCGTATGGTTTTTCGAGATTTAAATTTATTGATAATTGGCCTTTAGCCGATGAAGTGTTTACGCACTTTCCGTTTATGCATGGGGTGGAAGCACCAATGTATTATGTGGCGTTGATGACTTTTATCCTGATTTTTTCTTCCGTAACAATGGTATTAGCCGTTGATGCTGGACACCAAATGAAACAAAGTAAAGTAGCATTCTATATGTTATTGACTATTGTTGGAGGTTTAATCTTCGTTGGGTCTCAAGCTTGGGAATGGAAAAACTTCATACACGGTGAATATGGTGCCGTTGAAACTAAAGGAGGAAGTATTGTCCAATTCGTAGATACTGCAGGTAAAAGAGTAGCTTTAGATAAATTTGTAACGCATTTGCCTGACCAAAGAGAACCGCTAACAAGAAGTAAAGGAAAATGGTTTATGCAAGATGAAGATGCACTTCCTACTTATTCTGTTGCTGAAGTTCAAGCTGCATACAAAGCACATCCTGAGTTATTAGTTAGAACTGAAAAAATATACAGAGATACTGAAGAAGATAGAAAAAACACTAAACTTCAACCAGGTTTAAATCATAACAAACACAGAGAAATCTTAACTAGAGCTGAGTCAGATATTTTAGTTGGAAATGCTGCTAATGTAGTTGAAGGAGCTAATTTAAAACATAACGAATACGGAAGTAAACTATTTGCTGACTTCTTCTTCTTTATTACTGGATTCCACGGATTCCACGTATTTTCTGGAGTTATTATCAATTTTATTATTTTCTTGAATGTTGTTTTAGGAACATACGAGAAAAGAAGAACATACGAAATGGTAGAGAAAGTGGGATTATATTGGCACTTTGTCGATTTAGTTTGGGTATTCGTATTTACTTTCTTCTACCTAGTTTAA
- the tsaB gene encoding tRNA (adenosine(37)-N6)-threonylcarbamoyltransferase complex dimerization subunit type 1 TsaB, whose amino-acid sequence MTYILNIETATKNCSVALAKNGDTILCKEIAEAGYSHAEKLHVFIEEILKETGVAVHELKAIAVSKGPGSYTGLRIGVSTAKGLCYALGIPLISVDTLQALAKQVIIETGLIVPMIDARRMEVYSAVFDANHTKIMEVQAEVLTEESYSDITEPIYFIGDCQEKCQTVLLKDNFHFLPEIIFPSAQEMSALSYEKFTKNDFEDVAYFEPFYLKDFMVAKKITS is encoded by the coding sequence TTGACTTATATCCTTAACATAGAAACGGCCACTAAGAACTGTTCGGTGGCTTTGGCCAAGAATGGCGACACTATTTTGTGTAAAGAAATCGCAGAAGCAGGATATTCTCACGCCGAAAAACTACATGTTTTTATTGAAGAAATTTTAAAAGAAACAGGAGTTGCCGTTCATGAGTTGAAAGCTATTGCGGTAAGTAAAGGGCCAGGTTCTTATACGGGTTTACGAATTGGCGTTTCTACCGCAAAAGGTTTGTGCTACGCCTTGGGAATTCCTCTGATTTCTGTGGATACTTTGCAGGCGTTGGCGAAACAAGTTATAATTGAAACCGGATTAATTGTCCCAATGATTGACGCAAGAAGAATGGAAGTGTACAGCGCTGTTTTTGATGCCAATCACACCAAAATCATGGAAGTCCAAGCAGAAGTGCTCACCGAGGAAAGTTATAGCGATATAACAGAACCTATTTACTTTATTGGGGATTGTCAAGAGAAATGCCAAACGGTTTTGCTAAAAGATAATTTCCATTTCCTTCCCGAAATCATTTTTCCTTCAGCCCAAGAAATGAGTGCCTTGAGCTATGAAAAGTTTACCAAAAATGACTTTGAGGATGTGGCGTATTTTGAGCCTTTTTATTTAAAGGATTTTATGGTGGCAAAGAAAATTACTTCTTAG
- a CDS encoding cytochrome C oxidase subunit IV family protein — MSHDHAHEHVSNTKRIWLVFALLSVVTTVEVTLGIIRPEALFMNNFLSMNLLNWIFIILTLYKAYYIVWAFMHMEGEKSTLRWAVVGTVIFLVLYLLFILLVEANYVFEVFKNSTIKWNF, encoded by the coding sequence ATGTCACACGATCACGCACACGAGCACGTATCTAATACAAAAAGAATTTGGTTGGTTTTTGCCCTTTTGTCTGTTGTAACTACAGTAGAGGTAACCTTAGGGATTATTAGACCAGAAGCTTTGTTCATGAACAATTTTTTAAGCATGAATTTATTAAACTGGATATTCATCATACTAACGTTATACAAAGCTTATTATATTGTTTGGGCTTTCATGCACATGGAAGGTGAAAAAAGCACTTTACGATGGGCCGTAGTTGGAACGGTAATCTTCCTAGTATTGTATTTATTATTTATCCTTTTAGTAGAAGCTAATTACGTTTTTGAGGTTTTTAAAAATTCTACCATTAAATGGAATTTTTAA
- a CDS encoding SCO family protein codes for MKSKSYIGLSFIVLVFGIIFIPKIIERIKNNTVVQGDRIDAISNHKNPETGLRKIGPAPKWELTDQNGIKITNETYKGKVYLVEFFFTTCPSICPIMNRNMVDIQNVFFGNPNFGIASISINPEHDTSAILKEHAQKLGVKSSNWHLLTGDKDYIFNIANKGFNLYAGENKNVNGGFEHSGLFALIDKNGNIRCREDDFGNPILYYDGLEKKGVKAITEDIKKLLNE; via the coding sequence ATGAAAAGCAAATCCTATATAGGCTTATCCTTTATCGTATTAGTTTTTGGAATCATTTTCATTCCAAAAATTATTGAAAGAATAAAAAACAATACTGTAGTACAAGGCGATCGAATAGATGCCATTTCTAATCACAAAAATCCAGAAACAGGTCTTAGAAAAATTGGCCCAGCTCCTAAATGGGAATTAACAGATCAAAATGGAATAAAAATCACTAATGAAACTTATAAAGGGAAAGTTTATTTGGTTGAATTTTTCTTCACAACTTGTCCTTCTATTTGTCCTATAATGAATAGAAATATGGTAGATATTCAAAATGTTTTTTTTGGCAATCCTAACTTTGGTATCGCCTCTATTTCCATAAACCCAGAACATGATACTTCAGCTATTTTGAAAGAACATGCTCAGAAATTGGGAGTAAAATCTTCTAACTGGCATTTATTAACGGGAGACAAAGATTATATTTTCAATATTGCCAACAAAGGATTTAATTTGTATGCTGGCGAAAATAAAAATGTAAATGGTGGTTTTGAACATTCAGGGCTTTTTGCTTTGATTGATAAAAACGGAAATATAAGATGCAGAGAAGATGATTTTGGGAACCCTATTTTATATTACGACGGTTTAGAAAAAAAAGGAGTTAAAGCAATTACAGAAGACATTAAAAAATTACTAAATGAATAA
- a CDS encoding TolC family protein translates to MKNIIQKILFFSILISGFISQAQVKNWTLQECVEYALKNNISIKQSELDLKAAAIDKKMAVGSFLPTLNGGASHSWNIGLNQNITTGLLENQTIQYTSASLNSSIDIYKGLQNQNRLRKAKLSQLAGQYQLTKMQEDISLYVANAYLDILFNRENLKVQQAQLAYAEKQLVRSQELVDAGSVPKGDLLDMKATLAADKQKVVAAENSLLISRLSLAQLLVLDDFENFDIADVDLEAKPSPVMLETPQAIVEKANQVRVEIKIAQANIDIAERNVKIARGALLPTLTGFYSFSTRASYSDRVTGFTPNLANPTSIIGQVEGTGQNVIEPNFLPVFSKAAPVFDQFSNNKGHNFGLELRIPIFNGFSARGNLERSKVSYEKSKNAFEQAKIDLKTNVYKAISDAKGALKTYESSTATLEARQEAFNYAKEKYAVGMMNAFDFNQSQTLYSTAQSDAIRAKYDYIFKMKVVELYFGIPIIQKQ, encoded by the coding sequence ATGAAAAATATAATACAAAAAATTCTTTTCTTTTCTATACTTATTTCAGGCTTCATTAGTCAGGCACAAGTTAAAAATTGGACCTTGCAGGAATGTGTAGAATATGCTTTAAAAAACAATATTTCCATCAAACAGTCAGAACTCGATTTAAAAGCAGCGGCTATCGATAAAAAAATGGCGGTTGGTAGTTTTCTGCCTACTCTTAACGGAGGTGCTTCTCATTCCTGGAATATTGGTTTAAACCAAAACATCACCACGGGTCTTTTAGAAAATCAAACGATTCAGTATACTTCTGCTAGTTTAAATTCTAGTATTGACATTTATAAAGGGTTGCAAAATCAAAACCGTTTAAGAAAAGCAAAGCTTTCCCAATTAGCAGGACAATATCAGTTGACCAAAATGCAGGAAGATATTTCGCTCTATGTGGCAAATGCTTACTTAGATATTCTATTCAACAGAGAAAATCTAAAAGTGCAACAAGCGCAGTTGGCGTATGCTGAAAAACAATTAGTTCGTTCACAGGAATTAGTAGATGCTGGCTCTGTGCCGAAAGGCGATTTGTTAGACATGAAAGCAACACTAGCAGCGGATAAACAAAAAGTAGTAGCTGCCGAGAATAGTTTGCTAATCTCCCGATTAAGTTTAGCGCAACTGTTGGTTTTAGATGATTTTGAAAATTTTGATATAGCCGATGTTGATTTGGAAGCAAAACCAAGTCCAGTGATGTTAGAAACACCTCAGGCTATTGTTGAGAAAGCCAATCAGGTTAGAGTTGAAATCAAAATCGCTCAGGCGAACATTGATATAGCAGAACGAAATGTAAAAATAGCAAGAGGGGCATTGTTACCCACTTTGACAGGTTTTTATAGCTTCAGTACCAGAGCGAGTTATTCCGACAGAGTTACTGGTTTTACTCCTAATTTAGCCAATCCAACGTCAATAATTGGTCAGGTTGAAGGAACAGGACAAAACGTTATCGAACCTAATTTTTTACCTGTTTTCAGTAAAGCCGCTCCCGTTTTTGATCAGTTTAGCAACAACAAAGGACATAATTTTGGATTGGAGTTAAGAATTCCGATTTTCAATGGATTCTCTGCCAGAGGTAATTTAGAAAGAAGCAAAGTGAGTTACGAAAAATCTAAAAATGCCTTTGAACAAGCCAAAATTGATTTGAAAACCAATGTGTATAAAGCCATTTCAGATGCTAAAGGCGCTTTGAAAACTTATGAATCCTCAACAGCAACGTTAGAAGCAAGACAAGAAGCTTTTAATTATGCTAAAGAAAAGTATGCTGTGGGAATGATGAATGCCTTCGATTTTAATCAATCACAAACCCTATATTCAACAGCACAATCGGATGCTATTCGTGCCAAATACGATTACATCTTTAAAATGAAAGTAGTAGAACTTTATTTTGGAATCCCAATCATTCAAAAACAATAA
- a CDS encoding DUF420 domain-containing protein: MNNSDTTTLEKRLRTPIIFVSILIPVAVAILFSVKLKDFGVIVEPLSFLPPIYASINGLTALLLIMAVLAIKNGNQKVHERLMTMAIACSVVFLVMYVAYHMTTDSTIYGDVDGNGFLDAIEKVNAGSTRNVYLFILLTHILLSVAIIPLVLITYVRALAKTFDKHKILAKFTFPLWLYVAVTGVVVYLMISPYYAN; this comes from the coding sequence ATGAATAATTCAGATACAACAACCTTAGAAAAGAGACTTAGAACACCCATAATTTTTGTATCCATACTAATTCCAGTGGCAGTTGCTATTTTGTTCTCTGTGAAACTAAAAGATTTTGGGGTCATAGTAGAACCTCTATCTTTTTTACCCCCTATTTATGCTTCTATCAATGGTCTTACGGCATTACTTTTAATCATGGCTGTATTGGCTATTAAAAATGGGAATCAAAAAGTGCATGAAAGATTGATGACGATGGCAATTGCCTGTTCTGTAGTTTTTCTTGTAATGTATGTGGCTTATCACATGACGACAGATTCTACTATTTATGGTGATGTTGATGGTAATGGATTTTTAGATGCAATAGAGAAAGTAAACGCAGGCTCTACTCGTAATGTCTATTTATTTATTTTGCTTACCCATATTTTGTTATCGGTTGCAATTATTCCTTTGGTCTTAATTACCTATGTAAGAGCTCTAGCTAAAACATTTGATAAACATAAAATATTAGCCAAATTTACTTTTCCACTTTGGTTATATGTGGCTGTTACGGGAGTTGTGGTATACTTAATGATTTCTCCGTATTATGCCAATTAA
- a CDS encoding mechanosensitive ion channel family protein, which translates to MEKKELHYIHSSAEYVDQFIKLLIDYSPKLISALIILFIGLYAIRIINRLVRRIMVKRELDPTLSTFLADSLLWAMRFLLFITFISKLGIETSSFVAILGAVGLAVGLSLQGSLSNFAGGVLIILFKPFKVGDSIEAQNVAGTVSEIQIFVTKLVTGNNQTIFVPNGILSNGVITNFSIGKNRRANLLFNISYETNIKTAKEIVMQVLENHPKVLKTPAPTVVVNLLTDSAIQLAIRPWSKNIDFSDMCSDVLEEFKEAFDKAGIVIQPFVKEASKK; encoded by the coding sequence ATGGAAAAGAAAGAACTGCACTATATTCATTCATCAGCAGAATATGTAGACCAATTTATAAAATTATTGATTGATTATTCTCCCAAATTAATTTCGGCATTAATCATTCTTTTTATTGGATTGTATGCTATTCGTATCATTAATCGTTTGGTAAGACGAATCATGGTGAAGCGAGAATTAGACCCAACCTTATCTACCTTTTTAGCTGATAGTTTGCTTTGGGCTATGCGCTTTTTACTATTCATAACCTTTATTTCTAAATTAGGAATTGAAACTTCTTCTTTCGTAGCTATTCTTGGAGCGGTTGGTTTAGCGGTAGGTTTGTCTTTACAAGGTTCGTTATCCAATTTCGCGGGTGGTGTGTTGATTATTTTATTCAAGCCATTTAAAGTTGGAGATTCGATAGAAGCGCAAAACGTAGCAGGAACCGTAAGTGAGATTCAGATTTTTGTTACCAAATTAGTCACCGGAAACAATCAAACTATTTTTGTTCCAAACGGTATTTTGTCTAATGGCGTCATCACCAACTTTTCTATAGGAAAAAATAGAAGAGCCAACTTACTTTTCAATATTTCCTATGAAACGAATATAAAAACGGCTAAGGAAATTGTGATGCAGGTATTAGAAAACCACCCAAAGGTTTTAAAAACACCAGCACCAACAGTAGTAGTCAATCTTTTAACCGACTCTGCCATACAATTAGCGATTCGCCCTTGGTCAAAAAATATTGATTTTAGCGATATGTGTTCCGATGTTTTAGAGGAATTTAAAGAAGCGTTTGATAAAGCCGGTATAGTGATTCAGCCTTTTGTGAAAGAGGCTTCTAAGAAGTAA
- a CDS encoding DUF4403 family protein, with translation MKSFLKSTFPLVVISILYTSCSTTQKIEALKPLPSDDAPMVYNTKTSFVNMPLQITLKEIENQLNKTLSGEIYNDSDLEDDKTEMKITKTGPIRLVEKNGKIETILPLKIWSKFKYGTDFMGLNDTREVNLNGTFTLLSDVKLSNWKMSTTSKIEDFYWVESPSILVAGRNVPITYIINPTLSIFKSKIAKKIDEAIVNSCDFKPYVLDVLEKMSTPFLTSEQYQTWFKLIPIEVYVTDAVLDKTQINMDLGLKCSMQTMVGLKPKNSFDKNAVQFKAVSKIPEKLTANVAAISTYESASQLISSNFQGKEFVSGSRKIVVQKVGLWQRDGKIIIALDMTGSINGTIYLSGIPNYNAVTKEIYFDQMDYVLDTKGLLTRTANWLLQGVILRKIQETCRYSIKQNLDEGKKSLLPYLNNFSPMKGVYVNGTMSDFEFEKVEVTNKAIIAFITTTGKMSVRIDGMD, from the coding sequence ATGAAGTCTTTCCTGAAATCTACGTTCCCTCTTGTTGTGATTTCTATCTTGTACACAAGTTGTTCTACCACTCAAAAAATAGAAGCCTTAAAGCCTTTGCCTTCTGATGATGCACCCATGGTTTATAACACCAAAACATCATTCGTGAACATGCCTTTGCAAATTACATTGAAGGAAATTGAAAACCAATTGAATAAAACGTTGAGTGGAGAAATTTATAACGATTCTGATTTAGAAGACGATAAAACCGAAATGAAAATCACCAAAACAGGACCAATCCGATTGGTAGAAAAAAATGGAAAGATAGAAACTATTTTACCTTTGAAAATTTGGTCAAAATTTAAATACGGCACCGATTTCATGGGATTAAATGATACTCGTGAAGTCAACTTAAACGGAACCTTTACTTTACTTAGCGATGTGAAGTTATCGAATTGGAAGATGTCAACCACTTCAAAAATTGAAGATTTCTATTGGGTCGAAAGTCCATCAATACTAGTAGCCGGAAGAAATGTTCCTATTACTTATATCATCAATCCAACACTTTCAATTTTCAAATCGAAAATTGCCAAAAAAATAGATGAAGCCATTGTAAATTCCTGTGATTTCAAACCTTATGTTTTGGATGTTTTGGAAAAAATGAGTACGCCTTTTTTAACTAGCGAACAATACCAAACTTGGTTTAAGCTAATTCCGATAGAAGTGTATGTTACCGATGCTGTCTTGGATAAAACCCAAATCAATATGGATTTAGGATTGAAATGCAGTATGCAAACGATGGTGGGTTTAAAACCAAAAAATAGCTTTGATAAAAATGCAGTTCAGTTTAAAGCAGTATCTAAAATTCCAGAAAAACTAACTGCAAACGTAGCAGCTATCTCTACTTATGAAAGTGCTTCACAACTTATCTCTTCTAATTTTCAAGGAAAAGAATTTGTCTCTGGTAGTCGAAAAATTGTAGTGCAAAAAGTAGGTTTGTGGCAAAGAGATGGTAAAATCATTATTGCGTTAGACATGACCGGAAGCATCAATGGAACCATCTATTTATCTGGGATTCCTAATTATAATGCCGTAACGAAAGAAATCTATTTTGATCAAATGGATTACGTTTTAGACACCAAAGGGCTTCTAACCCGCACCGCTAACTGGCTATTACAAGGTGTGATTTTAAGAAAAATTCAGGAAACCTGTCGTTATTCTATTAAGCAAAATTTAGACGAAGGCAAGAAAAGTTTACTTCCTTATTTGAATAATTTCTCTCCAATGAAAGGCGTATATGTCAACGGAACTATGAGTGATTTTGAATTTGAAAAAGTAGAAGTGACCAACAAAGCCATCATTGCTTTTATTACGACAACTGGAAAAATGAGTGTGAGAATTGATGGTATGGATTAA
- a CDS encoding thioredoxin domain-containing protein encodes MNELQHETSPYLLQHANNPVHWNAWNPKSLAKAKDENKLIIVSIGYSACHWCHVMEHESFENEEVAAVMNAHFINIKIDREERPDIDAVYMKAVQLMTGQGGWPMNVVTLPDGRPVWGGTYFRKNDWINTLERLQEIYTQQPETILDYAQKLHDGLQSISVIATNDSDTNFDFELLSTLVTKWERSFDWDFGGMARAPKFMMPNNYEFLLRYGYQTKNQTVLDFVNLTLTKMAYGGLFDTVDGGFSRYSVDMKWHVPHFEKMLYDNGQLISLYANAYKLTQNKLYKEVIEKTLTFVEKEWLTQEGSFYSALDADSLNAENHLEEGAFYVWTKDELQALLEEDFELFSAVFNINEFGFWEQEHYVLIQSQSLETIAKEYSIPIEKLEQKKKSWEQLLYVEREKRSKPRLDDKSLTSWNALMLKGFVEAYKALGNPNYLTIALQNANFIIKNIWSPEGNLNHSYKDGKATINGFLEDYAHVISAFIAIYEVTFDEAWLQNAKQLTDYTFDYFYDEKAQFFSFTSHYDDDLITPYFEVEDNVIPASNSVMADVLFRLSIYFGNAYYEKIAQQMVQNIISTVEYPSAFSNWMTVLLHFSEQNKELAICGNNALDYLQKINQTYIPNIIIAGSQENSKLPFLENRFSEKETLFYLCQNKTCQKPTDNFDEIIKEMGL; translated from the coding sequence ATGAACGAACTACAACACGAAACCAGTCCTTACCTACTCCAACACGCCAACAATCCTGTTCATTGGAACGCTTGGAATCCAAAATCATTGGCAAAAGCCAAAGATGAAAACAAACTAATCATCGTTAGTATTGGCTACTCCGCTTGTCATTGGTGTCATGTGATGGAACACGAAAGTTTTGAAAACGAAGAAGTCGCAGCCGTGATGAACGCTCATTTTATCAACATCAAAATTGATCGAGAAGAACGCCCCGATATTGATGCTGTGTATATGAAAGCGGTTCAACTAATGACCGGTCAAGGGGGTTGGCCCATGAATGTAGTGACTTTACCTGATGGAAGACCCGTTTGGGGCGGCACGTATTTTAGAAAAAACGATTGGATTAATACTCTCGAAAGACTTCAGGAAATTTATACACAACAACCTGAAACCATTTTAGACTATGCTCAAAAATTACACGACGGATTACAATCTATAAGTGTTATTGCAACAAATGATTCGGATACTAATTTTGATTTTGAATTACTTTCAACATTGGTAACCAAATGGGAACGAAGTTTTGATTGGGATTTTGGAGGCATGGCTAGAGCTCCTAAGTTTATGATGCCTAATAATTATGAGTTTTTATTACGCTATGGCTATCAAACTAAAAACCAGACTGTTTTGGATTTTGTAAATCTCACCTTAACCAAAATGGCTTATGGTGGCTTATTCGACACTGTTGATGGCGGATTTTCTCGCTATTCTGTCGATATGAAATGGCATGTCCCTCATTTTGAAAAAATGCTTTATGACAATGGACAATTGATTTCGCTTTACGCGAATGCTTATAAATTGACCCAAAACAAACTGTACAAAGAAGTCATTGAAAAAACCTTGACTTTCGTCGAAAAAGAATGGTTGACCCAAGAAGGAAGTTTCTATTCTGCGCTTGATGCCGATAGTTTAAATGCTGAAAACCATCTAGAAGAAGGCGCTTTTTATGTTTGGACCAAAGACGAATTGCAAGCCTTACTTGAAGAGGATTTTGAGTTGTTTTCAGCCGTTTTCAATATCAATGAATTTGGATTTTGGGAGCAAGAACACTATGTTTTAATTCAAAGTCAATCCTTGGAAACCATTGCAAAAGAGTATTCCATTCCCATAGAAAAATTGGAACAAAAGAAAAAATCTTGGGAACAACTGCTTTATGTGGAAAGAGAAAAAAGAAGCAAACCCAGATTAGATGACAAAAGCCTAACTTCATGGAATGCCCTTATGCTAAAAGGTTTTGTAGAAGCTTACAAGGCATTGGGCAACCCAAACTATTTGACCATTGCTTTGCAAAACGCTAATTTTATCATCAAAAACATATGGAGTCCAGAAGGCAATTTGAATCACAGTTACAAAGACGGAAAAGCGACCATTAATGGTTTTCTAGAAGATTATGCTCATGTCATTTCCGCTTTTATTGCAATATATGAAGTAACATTTGATGAAGCATGGTTGCAAAATGCCAAGCAATTGACTGATTATACTTTTGATTATTTTTATGATGAAAAAGCACAGTTCTTTTCGTTTACTTCTCATTATGATGATGATTTAATAACTCCTTATTTTGAAGTAGAAGACAATGTGATTCCAGCTTCCAATTCGGTTATGGCGGATGTTCTATTCCGATTAAGTATTTATTTTGGCAATGCGTATTATGAGAAAATAGCACAACAAATGGTTCAAAATATCATCTCAACCGTTGAATATCCCTCTGCGTTTTCTAATTGGATGACTGTGTTATTGCATTTTTCAGAACAAAATAAAGAATTGGCTATTTGCGGTAATAATGCTTTGGATTATTTGCAAAAGATAAATCAGACTTATATCCCGAATATCATCATTGCTGGAAGTCAAGAGAATTCCAAACTTCCTTTCTTGGAAAATCGATTTTCTGAAAAGGAAACTTTATTTTATTTGTGCCAGAACAAAACGTGTCAAAAACCAACTGATAATTTTGATGAAATCATCAAGGAAATGGGACTATAA
- a CDS encoding efflux RND transporter periplasmic adaptor subunit, whose translation MSKKRIYILVGVVIVLIITLVALKSKGIIGSNDNSVQVETAKADEITIVETVSATGKIQPEIEVKISSQVSGEIIDLPVKEGQVVKKGQLLVKINPDLYTSGLKRSISNLSGTKAGLSQADASFKEAKANFERNKTLFDKGIISKSDWDKATASFEVAKASKESAYYNVQSASATVKESTDNLGRTTIYAPADGTISKLSVELGERILGTQQMTGTELMRVANLNNMEVEVDVNENDIVKINIGDSTKIQVDAYLKKEFKGIVTSISNSASTATTADQVTNFKVKVRILKESYQDLLAGKPETYSPFRPGMTATVDIITKRKEKVIGVPISSVVIKADTAATKKYEVKDESEDKKVASKSDKKFECVFVKEGNKAKIRVVKTGIQDDTNIEIISGLKKGDVIITGPYTTVTKDLNSGDKVTLQKSDKEKK comes from the coding sequence ATGTCAAAAAAGAGAATTTATATACTAGTTGGAGTTGTTATCGTACTAATTATAACACTTGTTGCATTAAAATCAAAAGGGATTATTGGAAGTAATGATAATTCTGTACAAGTTGAAACAGCTAAAGCAGATGAAATTACCATAGTAGAAACCGTTTCTGCAACAGGAAAAATCCAACCTGAAATAGAAGTTAAAATATCCTCTCAAGTATCGGGAGAAATTATTGATCTGCCTGTAAAAGAAGGACAAGTAGTCAAAAAAGGACAACTTTTGGTAAAAATTAATCCCGATTTATATACTTCAGGATTGAAACGTTCTATCTCGAATTTATCTGGAACTAAAGCTGGTTTAAGTCAAGCCGATGCCTCTTTTAAAGAAGCTAAAGCCAACTTCGAAAGAAACAAAACGTTGTTTGACAAAGGTATCATCTCTAAATCTGATTGGGACAAAGCTACTGCTTCTTTTGAAGTAGCTAAAGCCAGCAAAGAATCGGCGTATTACAATGTGCAAAGTGCTTCAGCAACGGTAAAAGAATCTACAGATAATTTAGGAAGAACCACTATTTATGCGCCAGCCGATGGAACTATTTCTAAGTTGAGCGTTGAACTAGGAGAAAGAATTTTAGGAACGCAACAAATGACGGGAACCGAGTTAATGCGAGTGGCCAACTTGAACAATATGGAAGTGGAAGTGGACGTGAATGAAAATGACATTGTAAAAATTAATATCGGAGACAGCACTAAAATTCAAGTTGATGCCTATTTGAAAAAAGAGTTTAAAGGAATTGTAACCAGCATTTCTAACTCGGCAAGTACGGCAACTACAGCGGATCAGGTGACTAATTTTAAAGTAAAAGTTAGAATTTTAAAAGAATCCTACCAAGATTTATTAGCAGGAAAACCAGAAACCTATTCGCCTTTCAGACCAGGAATGACCGCAACGGTTGACATCATTACAAAACGCAAAGAGAAAGTGATTGGTGTGCCAATAAGTTCTGTAGTTATCAAAGCAGATACAGCAGCCACTAAAAAATACGAAGTAAAAGACGAAAGCGAAGACAAAAAAGTAGCTTCTAAAAGCGATAAAAAATTTGAATGTGTTTTTGTAAAAGAGGGAAATAAAGCCAAAATCAGAGTGGTGAAAACTGGAATTCAAGATGATACTAATATTGAAATAATTTCCGGCCTAAAGAAAGGGGATGTCATCATTACAGGACCTTATACCACTGTTACCAAAGACCTCAATTCGGGCGACAAGGTCACTTTGCAAAAATCGGATAAAGAGAAAAAATAA